A section of the Leishmania braziliensis MHOM/BR/75/M2904 complete genome, chromosome 13 genome encodes:
- a CDS encoding putative mitochondrial processing peptidase alpha subunit has protein sequence MLRRVVTSAPAAATAASAVQVRSIYEYKFGQVPLTQPFGGTSRMPPHHPSNPVPAVAGKVEITKLHNGARVITHNLGGPSVSVGAYILAGPVYDPPSAPGAGAMLHLALTTSNFNNSLFQLDRNIRSVGAAQTHFEKNKHHIGIRIDARTDKWRSTTSTSSRTQRRQLQDQKQAEQHLPLNLVQDNIFTCIAAPRFHESDLERFRDTIDNQVEELRWQYPAEYAKQMLETVAFYCEPLGNPRFVPAISNSLITSSVLLEQYSRYVVPSRIVIAGVNVDHAALIAEYENTPFLHSASAPHHASAQPCKVNSKDEAAQYTGGERHDHEDRPKAMGTKPDMNTESIVAIGWLAYGKDKKMVKDHASSMVVKALIDIELNDSMRYARDETHEHMCLRAFYCPYQTAGLIGFTVKAEPQAAVRMVTDTVKMVRAKKAAAADSVLSVAKKMAKTQFMVQHADTIRDYCDYLGTCLPMESDSTVATSLEEVVDAINSVNAADVAKVYEKMFANTASLYSHGEVLGFPSMRQMGL, from the coding sequence ATGCTCCGTCGTGTAGTAACTTCGGCCCCagcggccgccaccgcagccagCGCTGTGCAGGTTCGCAGCATCTACGAGTACAAGTTCGGCCAGGTCCCACTGACCCAACCGTTTGGCGGCACCTCTCGCATGCCGCCTCACCACCCATCGAACCCTGTCCCGGCGGTGGCCGGGAAGGTGGAGATCACGAAGCTGCACAACGGCGCGCGTGTCATCACGCACAACCTCGGTGGCCCGTCGGTGTCGGTTGGCGCCTACATACTCGCCGGCCCCGTGTACGACCCACCAAGCGCGCCGGGTGCCGGCGCCATGCTGCACCTTGCCCTGACAACGAGTAACTTCAATAATTCGCTGTTCCAGCTCGACCGAAACATCCGCAGCGTCGGTGCCGCTCAAACGCACTTCGAGAAAAACAAGCACCACATCGGCATCCGCATCGACGCCCGCACTGACAAGTGGAGGAGCACAACGTCGACGTCGtcgcgcacgcagcggcgtcaGCTGCAGGATCAAAAGCAAGCGGAGCAGCACCTCCCGCTGAACCTTGTACAGGACAACATCTTCACCTGCATCGCTGCCCCGCGCTTCCACGAGTCGGACTTGGAGCGCTTCCGGGACACCATCGACAACCAGGTCGAGGAGCTCCGCTGGCAGTACCCGGCCGAGTACGCGAAGCAGATGCTGGAGACAGTCGCCTTCTACTGTGAACCGCTCGGCAACCCGCGCTTCGTGCCGGCGATCAGCAACAGCCTCATCACCAGCAGCGTGCTGCTCGAGCAGTACAGCCGCTATGTCGTGCCGTCGCGCATCGTTATCGCTGGCGTCAACGTCGACCACGCCGCGCTGATTGCCGAGTACGAGAACACCCCGTTCCTACactccgcctccgcgccgCACCACGCCAGCGCGCAGCCGTGCAAGGTGAACTCGAAGGATGAGGCCGCCCAGTACACTGGCGGCGAGCGCCACGACCACGAAGACCGCCCCAAGGCAATGGGCACGAAGCCGGACATGAACACGGAGTCTATCGTTGCCATCGGCTGGCTCGCGTACGGCAAGGACAAGAAGATGGTGAAGGACCACGCCTCCTCGATGGTGGTAAAGGCGCTGATCGACATCGAACTCAACGACTCCATGCGCTATGCACGTGACGAGACGCACGAGCACATGTGCCTGCGCGCCTTCTATTGCCCCTACCAAACGGCTGGTCTCATTGGCTTCACGGTGAAGGCGGAACCGCAGGCGGCGGTACGCATGGTGACGGACACTGTGAAGATGGTGCGGGCGAAGaaggccgctgctgcggactCGGTGCTGTCCGTGGCCAAGAAAATGGCAAAAACCCAGTTCATGGTGCAGCATGCCGATACCATCCGCGACTACTGTGACTACCTCGGTACCTGTCTCCCGATGGAGAGTGACTCGACCGTAGCTACGTCGCTCGAAGAGGTGGTCGACGCCATCAACTCCGTCAACGCGGCAGATGTGGCGAAGGTGTACGAGAAGATGTTCGCGAACACCGCCAGCCTTTACTCCCACGGCGAGGTGCTCGGCTTTCCTTCCATGCGCCAGATGGGTCTGTAG